One genomic region from Streptomyces sp. NBC_01431 encodes:
- a CDS encoding GNAT family N-acetyltransferase — MNPKPFTSGLSKNAVLITRVADRQWHALDDDLVVGRGYAEHRPDGRLFVSIDAWHAATFDRLAEALLAELRAPLYTVVDEADAELTAGWRRAGFTIRRREWEYVVPTGPRVTGLEAVLPPSGVTIVPAGQADERLLRAVDRAIRDEVGATVGWQSMPAEVIPRPEGDTIVDPSKYAVAAAPDRYLGLIRVVTANRPRIGLVAVRAGDQRRGIARALLAHALGTLHRSGFATAHAEVHQSNQAASALFEGIGARPMSSNLELVR; from the coding sequence ATGAACCCAAAGCCTTTCACATCTGGCCTGAGCAAGAACGCGGTGCTGATCACCCGCGTCGCGGACAGGCAATGGCATGCACTGGATGACGACCTCGTGGTCGGCCGCGGATACGCGGAGCACCGGCCCGACGGGCGCTTGTTCGTCAGCATCGACGCCTGGCACGCTGCCACCTTCGACCGGCTCGCCGAGGCGTTGCTGGCGGAACTGCGGGCGCCGCTGTACACGGTAGTTGACGAAGCCGACGCCGAGCTGACGGCCGGCTGGCGGCGGGCCGGTTTCACGATCCGGCGCCGCGAGTGGGAGTACGTCGTGCCGACCGGCCCGCGGGTCACGGGGCTCGAAGCGGTCCTGCCGCCTTCGGGAGTGACGATCGTGCCCGCCGGGCAGGCGGACGAGAGACTGCTACGGGCGGTGGACCGCGCGATCCGTGATGAAGTCGGGGCGACCGTCGGGTGGCAGTCGATGCCCGCGGAGGTAATTCCGCGTCCCGAAGGCGACACCATCGTCGACCCGTCGAAGTACGCGGTGGCCGCGGCGCCGGACCGCTACCTGGGTCTGATCCGGGTGGTGACGGCGAACCGGCCGCGCATCGGACTGGTCGCGGTCCGGGCCGGCGATCAGCGCCGCGGCATCGCGCGGGCACTGCTGGCCCACGCCCTTGGGACGCTGCACCGCTCCGGTTTCGCGACGGCCCACGCCGAAGTCCACCAGTCCAACCAAGCGGCATCGGCGCTGTTCGAGGGCATCGGCGCCCGGCCGATGAGCAGCAACCTGGAGCTGGTGCGATGA
- a CDS encoding winged helix DNA-binding domain-containing protein — protein sequence MASKTGSTRPRRTRAASHPVLSARALNRATLDRQLLLRRSDVLSPLDAVAHLLGLQAQNVKPPYFALWSRLAGFRPEALSELMEARDVVRIVTLRSTIHLHTADDALTLRPLVQAARDRELNSFRAGLAGVDRDRLGATVRTLVEERPYTMKELREVLLKVWPDADPFALSVAARCVLPLIQVTPRGLWGRSGQVALTTVEHWLGRSPAPVPEPDETVLRYLGAFGPASVKDMQAWSGLTRLAASFERLRPALAVFQDENGVELFDLPDAARPPEDVPAPPRFLPEFDNLLLSHADRARVVPAEYRGRSWNGNQAHRTLLLDGFLAGIWRIEEAKGGAAVLTVQPFGALGKARRTEVAEEGARLLADMTSATSCDVRFGEFAGH from the coding sequence ATGGCCTCCAAGACCGGCAGCACCCGACCGCGGCGTACCCGGGCCGCATCCCACCCCGTGCTCTCGGCCCGCGCGCTGAACCGCGCCACGCTCGACCGGCAACTCCTGCTGCGGCGCAGTGACGTGCTCTCGCCCCTGGACGCCGTCGCGCACCTCCTCGGCCTCCAGGCGCAGAACGTGAAGCCGCCGTACTTCGCGCTCTGGTCGCGCCTCGCCGGGTTCCGCCCGGAAGCGCTCTCGGAGCTGATGGAGGCGCGTGACGTGGTGCGCATCGTCACCCTGCGCTCCACCATCCACCTGCACACCGCGGACGACGCACTCACCCTGCGCCCGTTGGTGCAGGCCGCGCGGGACCGCGAGTTGAACAGCTTCCGTGCGGGGCTCGCCGGGGTCGACCGGGACCGGCTCGGCGCAACCGTGCGCACGCTGGTCGAAGAACGGCCGTACACGATGAAGGAACTGCGCGAGGTGCTCCTGAAGGTGTGGCCGGACGCCGATCCGTTCGCGCTGTCCGTGGCCGCCCGCTGTGTGCTCCCGCTGATCCAGGTCACCCCGCGCGGGCTGTGGGGCCGCAGCGGACAGGTCGCGCTCACGACCGTCGAGCACTGGCTCGGCCGGTCACCCGCGCCCGTGCCCGAACCCGACGAGACCGTACTGCGTTATCTGGGCGCCTTCGGGCCGGCCTCCGTGAAGGACATGCAGGCCTGGTCGGGGCTCACCCGGCTCGCCGCTTCCTTCGAACGCCTGCGGCCCGCTCTCGCCGTCTTCCAGGACGAGAACGGCGTCGAACTCTTCGATCTGCCGGACGCGGCGCGGCCGCCCGAGGACGTTCCCGCGCCGCCGCGCTTCCTCCCCGAGTTCGACAACCTGCTGCTCTCGCACGCCGACCGCGCCCGGGTGGTCCCGGCCGAGTACCGCGGCCGCAGCTGGAACGGCAACCAGGCCCACCGCACGCTGCTCCTCGACGGGTTCCTCGCCGGGATCTGGCGCATCGAGGAGGCGAAGGGCGGTGCCGCCGTGCTCACCGTCCAGCCGTTCGGCGCACTCGGCAAGGCGCGGCGCACAGAGGTGGCCGAGGAGGGCGCGCGGCTGCTCGCCGACATGACCTCGGCCACCTCCTGCGACGTACGGTTCGGCGAGTTCGCGGGCCACTAG
- a CDS encoding LysR family transcriptional regulator, translating to MELRQLSYFVTVAEELHFGRAAGRLHIVQSAVSQQVRRLERELGAELFDRSPRHVRLTAAGERLLPEARAVLAAAERARAAVRERATLRLGTSTGLGEHLDRVLGAFAGLAPDTAVELVSAPTRDRLAQVADGRLDAAFVRSRQPAPGLRILSLWEDPLVAAVPAGHPLARQDEIALADLADLPLCITARRTNPALVDLVVGACHAAGFEPVPGPVSGSLQDTLATIGLSPQWTVVYAAHARVLHSPRVAFRPFRAPGLVLPTCLAVAAERRTPALDLLLSACSKPLTSNDHES from the coding sequence ATGGAACTGCGGCAGCTCAGCTACTTCGTCACCGTTGCCGAGGAACTGCACTTCGGGCGGGCCGCCGGGCGGTTGCATATTGTTCAGTCGGCCGTCAGTCAGCAAGTGCGGCGTCTGGAAAGGGAGTTGGGGGCCGAGCTCTTCGACCGGTCGCCGCGGCACGTGCGGCTCACCGCGGCGGGGGAGCGGCTGCTGCCGGAGGCCCGCGCGGTGCTTGCCGCCGCCGAGCGGGCGCGGGCCGCCGTTCGGGAGCGCGCCACGCTGCGGCTCGGCACCAGCACCGGCCTTGGCGAGCACCTCGACCGGGTGCTCGGGGCGTTCGCCGGGCTCGCCCCGGACACCGCGGTCGAGCTGGTCTCCGCACCCACCCGCGACCGCCTGGCGCAGGTCGCCGACGGCCGCCTCGATGCCGCGTTCGTCCGCTCCCGGCAGCCCGCGCCGGGCCTGCGCATCCTGTCGCTCTGGGAGGACCCCCTGGTCGCGGCGGTCCCCGCAGGGCATCCGCTCGCCCGCCAGGACGAGATAGCCCTGGCCGACCTCGCGGACCTGCCGCTGTGCATCACCGCCCGCCGCACCAACCCCGCCCTCGTGGACCTGGTCGTCGGTGCCTGTCACGCGGCGGGTTTCGAACCCGTACCCGGCCCGGTCAGCGGCTCCCTCCAGGACACCCTGGCCACCATCGGGCTCAGCCCGCAGTGGACGGTGGTGTACGCGGCCCACGCGCGCGTGCTGCACAGCCCCCGCGTCGCCTTTCGCCCCTTCCGTGCCCCGGGCCTCGTCCTGCCGACCTGCCTGGCGGTGGCCGCCGAGCGCCGGACCCCGGCCCTCGACCTCCTCCTGAGTGCCTGCTCAAAGCCGCTGACCAGTAACGATCACGAAAGCTGA
- a CDS encoding TetR/AcrR family transcriptional regulator encodes MARWQPDAPERLAAAALDLFEEHGYENTTVIEIAERAGLTKSTFFRYFKDKREVLFGGGTVAGLLVEAIAAAPPSSGPLDAVAEALEALGRTFFTVERREFSSRRQAVLNAHTELREREALKRIDLTAAMIEALNHRGVPSLTARVAAQLGTLAWQIAYDQWIDTDNSEGFGPLARQALAEVRAAGAVR; translated from the coding sequence ATGGCTCGCTGGCAACCCGACGCACCAGAACGACTCGCGGCCGCCGCGCTCGACCTCTTCGAGGAGCACGGCTACGAGAACACGACCGTGATCGAGATCGCGGAGCGCGCGGGGCTCACGAAGAGCACGTTCTTCCGGTACTTCAAGGACAAGCGCGAGGTGCTCTTCGGCGGGGGAACGGTGGCCGGCCTGCTCGTCGAAGCGATCGCCGCCGCGCCGCCGTCGTCCGGGCCGCTCGACGCGGTGGCGGAGGCCCTGGAGGCGCTCGGCCGGACGTTCTTCACCGTGGAGCGCCGCGAGTTCAGCAGCCGGCGCCAGGCCGTGCTGAACGCCCATACGGAACTGCGCGAACGCGAAGCCCTGAAGAGAATCGACCTCACCGCCGCGATGATCGAGGCCCTCAACCACCGCGGCGTCCCCAGCCTCACCGCGCGCGTGGCCGCGCAACTGGGCACACTCGCCTGGCAGATCGCCTACGACCAATGGATCGACACCGACAACAGTGAGGGCTTCGGCCCACTGGCACGGCAAGCGCTGGCCGAAGTGCGCGCGGCCGGAGCCGTGCGCTGA
- a CDS encoding AMP-binding protein, with product MNEVGATQSFRAARDFLLQHREDYAVAYEGFAWPRPERFNWALDWFDVIAEGNERTALHIVEEDGSRLTRSFAGLSARSGQAANWLRAQGVRAGDRILVMLGNQVELWETALAAMKLRAVVIPATPLLGPADLRDRVARGRVRHVIVRSADAAKFAEVPGDYTRIAVGARTEGWLAYEDSLTVPEPFEPDGATCADDPLMLYFTSGTTARPKLVEHTHVSYPVGHLSTMYWIGLKPGDVHLNISSPGWAKHAWSNLFAPWNAEATVFIFNYSRFDAARLMAEMDAARVTSFCAPPTVWRMLIQADLGALRTPPREVVAAGEPLNPEVIETVRRAWGVVIRDGFGQTETAVQVANTPGQLLKEGSMGRPCPGYRVVLLDPVTGEPGTEGEIALDLSAEPVGLMTGYHGDLERTAEAMAGGYYRTGDIGARDADGYITYIGRADDVFKASDYKISPFELESALLEHEAVAEAAVVPAPDPVRLAVPKAYIVLAEGWEPGSDTAKLLFAHSRAVLAPYKRVRVIEFGELPKTVSGKIRRVELKEATAEGSAAEYVEGEQR from the coding sequence ATGAACGAAGTCGGCGCGACGCAGAGTTTCCGGGCCGCCCGGGACTTCCTGCTCCAGCACCGGGAGGACTACGCCGTGGCGTACGAGGGCTTCGCCTGGCCCCGGCCCGAGCGGTTCAACTGGGCGCTCGACTGGTTCGACGTCATCGCCGAGGGCAACGAGCGGACCGCGCTGCACATCGTCGAGGAGGACGGTTCCCGGCTGACCCGCTCGTTCGCCGGGCTTTCGGCGCGGTCCGGCCAGGCCGCGAACTGGTTGCGCGCGCAGGGCGTGCGGGCCGGGGACCGCATCCTGGTGATGCTCGGCAACCAGGTCGAGCTGTGGGAGACCGCGCTCGCCGCGATGAAGCTGCGCGCCGTCGTCATCCCCGCGACCCCGCTGCTCGGCCCCGCCGACCTGCGCGACCGGGTGGCCCGCGGCCGGGTGCGGCATGTGATCGTGCGGAGCGCGGACGCGGCGAAGTTCGCCGAGGTGCCCGGCGACTACACCCGGATCGCCGTCGGTGCGCGCACCGAGGGCTGGCTCGCCTACGAGGACTCGCTCACCGTCCCCGAGCCCTTCGAGCCGGACGGCGCCACCTGCGCCGACGACCCGCTGATGCTGTACTTCACCTCCGGCACCACCGCCCGCCCCAAGCTGGTCGAGCACACCCATGTGTCGTACCCCGTAGGGCACTTGTCGACGATGTACTGGATCGGGCTCAAGCCCGGCGACGTACACCTCAACATCTCCTCGCCGGGCTGGGCCAAGCACGCCTGGTCGAACCTGTTCGCGCCGTGGAACGCCGAGGCCACCGTCTTCATCTTCAACTACAGCCGCTTCGACGCGGCCCGGCTGATGGCCGAGATGGACGCGGCGCGGGTCACCAGCTTCTGCGCGCCGCCCACGGTGTGGCGGATGCTGATCCAGGCCGACCTCGGCGCGCTGCGCACGCCGCCGCGCGAAGTGGTCGCGGCGGGCGAACCGCTCAACCCCGAGGTCATCGAGACCGTGCGCCGCGCATGGGGCGTGGTCATCCGGGACGGCTTCGGACAGACCGAGACCGCCGTCCAAGTCGCCAACACACCAGGGCAGTTGCTCAAGGAAGGCTCGATGGGGCGACCCTGCCCCGGCTACCGCGTGGTGCTGCTCGACCCGGTCACCGGCGAGCCGGGCACCGAGGGCGAGATCGCGCTCGACCTGTCCGCCGAGCCGGTGGGCCTGATGACCGGCTACCACGGCGACCTGGAACGCACCGCGGAGGCGATGGCCGGCGGCTACTACCGCACCGGCGACATCGGTGCGCGTGACGCCGACGGCTACATCACCTACATCGGCCGGGCCGACGACGTCTTCAAGGCCTCCGACTACAAAATCTCCCCCTTCGAGCTGGAGAGCGCACTCCTCGAACACGAGGCGGTCGCCGAGGCCGCGGTGGTCCCGGCGCCCGACCCGGTACGCCTCGCCGTGCCGAAGGCGTACATCGTGCTCGCCGAAGGCTGGGAGCCGGGCTCCGACACGGCGAAACTGCTCTTCGCGCACTCGCGGGCCGTCCTCGCCCCGTACAAGCGTGTGCGCGTCATCGAGTTCGGCGAGCTGCCCAAGACGGTCTCCGGCAAGATCCGCCGGGTCGAGCTGAAGGAGGCGACGGCGGAGGGTTCGGCGGCTGAGTACGTGGAAGGTGAGCAGCGATGA
- a CDS encoding LysE family translocator: MVSTDRILAFAAMSLLVIVIPGPSVLFVIGRALAHGRRTALATVLGNVVGSYGLVCAVALGIGALVERSAAVFMAVKLAGAAYLVLLGVQAYRHRKDMRLGVDAIGETAAAVRPARGDLRTVADGILVGVTNPKGIVFFAAVLPQFVDHSAGHLPAQMLLLGLVPITIGLVTDTLWGLGAAAARNWFARSERRLSLIGGAGGFAMIGLGVTVAATGRAD; this comes from the coding sequence ATGGTGTCGACCGACCGCATTCTCGCCTTCGCGGCGATGTCCCTGTTGGTGATCGTGATCCCCGGGCCGAGCGTGCTGTTCGTGATCGGCCGGGCCCTCGCGCACGGCCGCCGGACCGCGCTCGCCACCGTCCTGGGCAACGTCGTGGGTTCGTACGGCCTGGTCTGCGCCGTGGCGCTCGGCATCGGTGCGCTGGTGGAGCGCTCGGCGGCCGTCTTCATGGCGGTGAAACTGGCGGGCGCCGCGTACCTGGTCCTGCTCGGGGTGCAGGCGTACCGGCACCGCAAGGACATGCGGCTGGGGGTGGACGCCATCGGAGAGACGGCGGCCGCGGTCCGGCCCGCCCGCGGCGATCTGCGGACGGTCGCGGACGGCATCCTGGTGGGCGTCACCAACCCCAAGGGCATCGTGTTCTTCGCCGCGGTGCTGCCGCAGTTCGTGGACCACTCGGCCGGGCACCTGCCCGCCCAGATGCTGCTCCTCGGCCTGGTCCCCATCACCATCGGGCTGGTGACGGACACGCTGTGGGGACTGGGTGCGGCGGCTGCCCGCAACTGGTTCGCCCGCTCCGAGCGGCGCCTCTCGCTGATCGGCGGCGCGGGCGGCTTCGCGATGATCGGGCTCGGCGTGACGGTCGCGGCGACGGGCCGGGCGGACTGA
- a CDS encoding helix-turn-helix domain-containing protein has product MSTSPQPRAELGAFLRSRRERLAPGALGLPVAPRRRTPGLRRAEVAEAAGISASWYAWLEQGRVRTSEQVLRAVARALRLDPAETAHVLSFAKHPARDAPPRGAPASWVSPNLRSLVDAMLPHPAMVVDPHWDLLAWNTSYAALLTDLARLPAKRRNMLWLVFRWPPCRALLADWEAEARCLLGQFRARAAHHPDDPRYAEIIEEIGADPCAARWLDQRETAAFRPAVKHFRHPVVGDLRLRSVKLAAVEEPGHHFLAYLPDDPAAHEGLRALTEA; this is encoded by the coding sequence GTGAGCACCTCACCACAGCCCCGCGCGGAACTCGGCGCGTTCCTGCGCTCGCGCCGCGAGCGCCTCGCCCCGGGCGCGCTGGGGCTGCCTGTCGCGCCCCGCCGCCGCACCCCCGGGCTGCGCCGCGCCGAGGTCGCCGAGGCCGCCGGAATCAGCGCCTCCTGGTATGCCTGGCTGGAGCAGGGCCGGGTGCGCACGTCGGAGCAGGTGCTGCGGGCGGTGGCGCGGGCGCTGCGCCTCGATCCGGCCGAGACCGCGCACGTGCTGTCCTTCGCGAAACACCCCGCGCGGGATGCCCCGCCGCGCGGCGCCCCGGCGAGCTGGGTCTCGCCCAACCTGCGCTCGCTGGTCGACGCGATGCTGCCGCATCCGGCGATGGTCGTCGACCCGCACTGGGACCTGCTCGCCTGGAACACCTCGTACGCCGCGCTGCTCACCGACCTCGCACGGCTGCCTGCCAAGCGGCGCAACATGCTCTGGCTGGTGTTCCGCTGGCCGCCGTGCCGCGCGCTGCTCGCCGACTGGGAGGCCGAAGCCCGTTGTCTGCTGGGCCAGTTCAGGGCGCGGGCCGCACACCACCCGGACGATCCGCGGTACGCCGAGATCATCGAGGAGATCGGCGCGGACCCATGCGCCGCGCGGTGGCTCGACCAGCGGGAGACCGCGGCCTTCCGCCCCGCCGTCAAGCACTTCCGCCACCCGGTCGTGGGCGACCTGCGGCTGCGCTCGGTCAAACTCGCCGCCGTCGAGGAACCAGGCCACCACTTCCTGGCCTACCTGCCCGACGACCCGGCGGCGCACGAGGGCCTGCGGGCGCTCACCGAGGCGTGA
- a CDS encoding MFS transporter: MTSSPTPAPAPAPAPAPAAARLLGAAGFVSNFDRFSIAPMLVLIGSALNVPLGTAALAASAYTLCYGVAQPAWGLASDRFGRVRVMRWSLAASAAGALTSALAPGAVVLIGARAVTGACFAAAIAGSLTYVGDTVAPSGRQRALGSLMTAFALGTALSTVVAGALAHWLSWRLVFALPGLLAGCLALALRQLPEPVREPRAGGELRTVLRSRHQWYVMGVALLEGGVLLGCFTYLPSALESLGAAPATAGAVAALYGVAAMGGAQAVRRLAGRLGPVTLIVTGGIQLTLAYAAAALHPSLATLTLTALLLGGGWAFLHSTVQAWATQVVPGARATGVAFFGVALYLGSALGTGLGSAAAQRGAFQGLFGIAAVLSVPLTVLAAYGRHRYGSASRRERSRREAEPGPSDPRTDGAPHRG; encoded by the coding sequence ATGACCAGTTCACCGACACCTGCTCCTGCTCCTGCTCCTGCTCCTGCTCCTGCTGCGGCACGGCTCCTCGGCGCGGCGGGGTTCGTCAGCAACTTCGACCGCTTCTCGATCGCACCGATGCTGGTGCTGATCGGCTCCGCCCTCAATGTGCCGCTCGGCACGGCCGCGCTCGCCGCGAGCGCGTACACCCTCTGCTACGGCGTTGCCCAGCCGGCCTGGGGTCTGGCGAGCGACCGGTTCGGCCGCGTGAGGGTGATGCGCTGGTCGCTGGCGGCGTCCGCCGCCGGAGCGCTCACCTCGGCGCTCGCGCCCGGAGCCGTGGTGCTGATCGGGGCGCGGGCGGTCACGGGGGCCTGCTTCGCCGCCGCCATCGCGGGCTCGCTGACCTATGTGGGCGACACGGTCGCGCCGTCCGGGCGGCAGCGGGCGCTGGGCTCCTTGATGACGGCGTTCGCGCTCGGAACCGCGCTGTCCACCGTCGTCGCCGGAGCGCTGGCGCACTGGCTGAGCTGGCGCCTGGTCTTCGCCCTGCCGGGCCTGCTCGCCGGGTGTCTGGCACTCGCCCTGCGCCAACTGCCCGAGCCGGTGCGCGAACCCCGCGCGGGCGGTGAGCTGCGCACCGTCCTGCGCTCGCGCCACCAGTGGTACGTGATGGGGGTGGCCCTCCTCGAAGGGGGCGTGCTGCTCGGCTGCTTCACCTATCTGCCGTCCGCCCTCGAATCCCTCGGCGCGGCTCCGGCGACCGCTGGCGCGGTGGCGGCCCTGTACGGGGTCGCGGCGATGGGCGGCGCGCAGGCCGTGCGGCGCCTGGCCGGGCGCCTCGGACCGGTCACGCTGATCGTGACTGGCGGGATCCAGCTGACGCTGGCGTACGCCGCCGCCGCGCTGCACCCGTCCCTGGCGACTCTGACGCTGACCGCGCTGCTGCTCGGCGGCGGCTGGGCGTTCCTGCACTCGACGGTGCAGGCGTGGGCGACCCAGGTGGTCCCGGGCGCCCGCGCCACGGGGGTCGCCTTCTTCGGGGTCGCCCTGTACCTGGGCAGCGCGCTGGGCACGGGACTCGGCTCGGCCGCGGCCCAACGAGGCGCGTTCCAGGGCCTGTTCGGGATCGCGGCCGTACTCTCGGTACCGCTCACGGTGCTCGCGGCGTACGGCCGCCACCGCTACGGTTCCGCCTCGCGCCGGGAACGCTCCCGGCGCGAGGCGGAACCGGGCCCGTCCGACCCCCGTACGGACGGCGCCCCACACCGGGGGTGA
- the dmpI gene encoding 4-oxalocrotonate tautomerase DmpI: MPIVTIQQGPRDIELKRELVKRVTDAFVDAYKIPAETVQVWIHEVPKDSWGAAGTLTADK; the protein is encoded by the coding sequence ATGCCCATCGTCACCATTCAGCAGGGCCCCCGCGACATCGAGCTCAAGCGCGAGCTGGTCAAGCGCGTGACCGACGCGTTCGTCGACGCGTACAAGATTCCGGCCGAGACGGTCCAGGTGTGGATCCACGAGGTCCCCAAGGACAGCTGGGGCGCGGCCGGCACGCTGACCGCCGACAAGTAG
- the infA gene encoding translation initiation factor IF-1, which produces MTKNRNVIEVEGKVVECLRSAMFTVELDNGHQVLAHISGKIRKNYIKIVLEDRVLVELPPYDLTRGRIVFRYRN; this is translated from the coding sequence ATGACGAAGAACAGGAATGTCATCGAAGTCGAGGGCAAGGTTGTCGAGTGCCTGCGCAGCGCCATGTTCACCGTGGAACTCGACAACGGCCACCAGGTGCTCGCCCACATCAGCGGGAAGATCCGCAAGAACTACATCAAGATCGTGCTGGAAGACCGGGTGCTGGTGGAGCTCCCGCCGTACGACCTGACGCGCGGCCGGATCGTGTTCCGGTACCGGAACTAG
- a CDS encoding helix-turn-helix transcriptional regulator, which yields MRAALLRMRRATGLPVAFGGLLAGPRQFRIAELSGTATAALRGLVISAGSGLGGKSVALARPCAVTNYRESRHISHEYDAVVAAEGLRSVVAVPVVVGRRVRGVLYAALREALPIGDRLFGAAVDAARDVEQALAVRDETERLLATAGERAADAGSGAGAWEEVRQAHGELRALAPRVADPELRAALLGVCGRLAGAAGPPAARPVALTPRELDVLACVASGTTNAAAGERLGLRPETVKGYLRSAMRKLGAHTRLEAVVAARRAGLLP from the coding sequence ATGCGGGCGGCGCTGCTGCGGATGCGGCGCGCCACGGGGCTGCCGGTCGCGTTCGGCGGGCTGCTCGCGGGCCCGCGCCAGTTCCGCATCGCCGAACTCAGCGGCACGGCGACCGCCGCGCTGCGCGGCCTGGTCATCTCGGCGGGCAGCGGGCTCGGCGGCAAGTCGGTGGCGCTCGCCCGGCCCTGCGCGGTCACCAACTACCGCGAGTCGCGGCACATCTCGCACGAGTACGACGCGGTGGTCGCCGCCGAGGGCCTGCGCTCGGTGGTCGCGGTGCCGGTGGTAGTGGGCCGGCGGGTGCGTGGGGTGCTGTACGCGGCGCTGCGCGAAGCCCTGCCGATCGGCGACCGGCTGTTCGGTGCGGCCGTCGACGCGGCGCGCGACGTGGAACAGGCCCTGGCCGTACGGGACGAGACCGAGCGACTGCTTGCGACGGCCGGGGAGCGGGCCGCGGACGCCGGGTCGGGGGCCGGGGCGTGGGAGGAGGTCAGGCAGGCGCACGGTGAACTGCGCGCGCTGGCCCCGCGGGTCGCCGATCCGGAGCTGCGTGCCGCGCTGCTCGGTGTGTGCGGCAGGCTGGCCGGGGCGGCCGGGCCGCCCGCCGCGCGGCCGGTGGCACTGACCCCGCGCGAGCTGGACGTCCTCGCGTGCGTGGCGTCCGGCACCACCAACGCGGCCGCCGGGGAACGGCTCGGGCTGCGCCCCGAGACGGTGAAGGGCTATCTGCGCTCGGCGATGCGGAAGCTGGGCGCGCACACCCGGCTCGAAGCGGTCGTGGCGGCCCGCCGGGCGGGGCTGCTGCCGTGA
- a CDS encoding SAV_915 family protein — translation MLSLTIEDADPEERRPAGPLYVPVRLGSAGGHQLRFLRDELGVRTAVGFTSPDRLNAVLGGDQAWIRLAEPALKALSAPLGVTRVTVDPLLSPPAAQRRRGQTASAPASACARRDHALSL, via the coding sequence ATGCTCAGCCTCACGATCGAGGACGCCGACCCCGAGGAACGCCGCCCGGCAGGGCCGCTGTACGTGCCGGTTCGGCTCGGCTCTGCCGGAGGGCACCAACTGCGCTTCCTGCGCGACGAGTTGGGGGTGCGCACTGCCGTCGGGTTCACCAGCCCGGACCGGCTGAACGCCGTTCTGGGCGGCGACCAGGCCTGGATCCGGCTCGCCGAGCCCGCCCTGAAGGCACTTTCGGCCCCGCTCGGGGTGACCCGCGTGACGGTCGACCCGCTGCTCTCGCCACCGGCCGCGCAAAGGCGGCGCGGCCAGACCGCATCCGCACCCGCGTCCGCCTGCGCGCGCCGCGACCACGCACTGAGCCTCTAG